The following coding sequences lie in one Nycticebus coucang isolate mNycCou1 chromosome 18, mNycCou1.pri, whole genome shotgun sequence genomic window:
- the GALR2 gene encoding galanin receptor type 2, with amino-acid sequence MNSSGGPRAENTSRVDGGDGWQPEAVIVPLLFALIFLVGTVGNALVLAVLLRGGQAVSTTNLFILNLGVADLCFILCCVPFQATIYTLDGWVFGSLLCKAVHFLIFLTMYASSFTLAAVSLDRYLAIRYPLHSRELRTPRNALAAIGLIWGLSLLFSGPYLSYYRQSQLANLTVCHPAWSAPRRRAMDLCTFVFSYLLPVLVLSLTYARTLRYLWRAVDPVAAGSGARRAKRKVTRMILIVAALFCLCWMPHHALILCVWFGSFPLTRATYALRILSHLVSYANSCVNPIVYALVSKHFRKGFRKICAGLLGRVPRGASGRACVVAPGAHSGSVLEHESTDLTHMSEAAGPPAPVPVLPSHAPLSPVPGPSWRDQKAGDRVLTVNVT; translated from the exons ATGAACAGCTCCGGCGGCCCCAGGGCCGAAAACACGAGCCGGGTGGACGGCGGGGACGGCTGGCAGCCCGAGGCGGTCATCGTACCGCTGCTTTTCGCGCTCATCTTCCTGGTGGGCACGGTGGGCAACGCGCTGGTGCTGGCGGTGCTGCTGCGCGGCGGCCAGGCAGTCAGCACCACCAACCTGTTCATCCTCAACCTGGGCGTGGCCGACCTGTGTTTCATCTTGTGCTGCGTGCCCTTTCAGGCCACCATCTACACCCTGGACGGCTGGGTGTTCGGCTCCCTGCTCTGCAAGGCCGTGcacttcctcatcttcctcaccATGTACGCCAGCAGCTTCACGCTGGCCGCCGTCTCCCTGGACAG GTATCTGGCCATCCGCTACCCGCTGCACTCCCGGGAGCTGCGCACGCCTCGAAATGCGCTGGCAGCTATCGGGCTTATCTGGGGACTGTCGCTGCTCTTCTCCGGGCCCTACCTGAGCTACTACCGCCAGTCGCAGCTGGCTAACCTGACCGTGTGCCACCCGGCGTGGAGCGCGCCTCGCCGCCGCGCCATGGACCTCTGCACCTTTGTCTTCAGCTACCTGCTGCCGGTGCTGGTCCTGAGCCTGACCTACGCGCGCACCCTGCGCTACCTTTGGCGCGCCGTCGACCCGGTGGCCGCAGGCTCAGGTGCCCGGCGCGCGAAGCGCAAGGTGACGCGCATGATTCTCATCGTGGCCGCGCTTTTCTGTCTCTGCTGGATGCCGCACCACGCGCTCATCCTCTGCGTGTGGTTCGGTAGCTTTCCGCTCACGCGAGCCACTTACGCTCTGCGAATCCTCTCGCACCTGGTCTCCTACGCCAACTCCTGCGTCAACCCCATAGTTTACGCGCTGGTGTCCAAGCACTTCCGCAAGGGCTTCCGCAAGATCTGCGCGGGGCTGCTGGGCCGCGTCCCGCGCGGAGCCTCCGGCCGCGCGTGCGTGGTCGCGCCGGGCGCCCACAGCGGCAGCGTGCTGGAGCACGAGTCCACCGACCTGACGCATATGAGCGAGGCGGCCGGGCCGCCTGCCCCTGTCCCAGTGCTCCCCAGCCATGCACCCCTGAGCCCTGTCCCTGGCCCTTCCTGGAGGGACCAAAAGGCAGGCGACCGCGTTCTGACAGTTAATGTGACCTGA
- the ZACN gene encoding zinc-activated ligand-gated ion channel has translation MLALWLLLPLASLGLGITQPLVQGRNFQRLAPVWPPLFNLNLSQEVGETIQIPNNGSAPLLVAVQVFVSNVYNVDILRYTVSSVLLLQMSWLDPRLAWNTSVHPRHAITLPQDSLWTPRLTILEALWVDWRDLSPQARVDQDGHVKLNLALTTETNCNFDLLHFPRDQSHCSLSFYALSNTVMELEFQAQAMNEIVSVKREYVVHNLSTQVPPKQLVPCFQLTLSLKNTALKSIIALLVPAEALLLADVCGGLLPVQATERIAYKVTLLLGYLVFHSSLVQALPSSSSCNPLIIYFFTVLLLLLILSTMETVLMAGLLARATLEANSSPSTALRGEHQDHKNPGPTPEEAPRGIQGSKRSWPEIVDHIFFLVYVAGVACSQFIFAGVWMWAACKSDPAPGEAAPHGRKPSL, from the exons ATGTTAGCCCTGTGGCTTCTGCTCCCTCTCGCCTCCCTGGGGCTTGGCATCACCCAGCCCCTGGTCCAGGGGCGCAACTTTCAAAGGCTGGCACCCG TCTGGCCACCCCTCTTCAACCTCAACTTGTCCCAGGAGGTTGGGGAAACCATCCAGATTCCAAACAATGGGAGTGCACCCCTGCTTGTGGCTGTGCAGGTGTTCGTGTCCAATGTTTATAATGTG GACATCCTTCGGTACACAGTGTCCTCTGTGCTGCTGCTTCAGATG TCCTGGCTGGACCCTCGCTTGGCCTGGAACACTAGTGTGCACCCACGGCATGCAATCACACTGCCCCAGGACTCGCTCTGGACACCCAGACTCACCATCTTGGAGGC GCTCTGGGTGGACTGGAGGGACCTGAGCCCACAGGCCCGAGTGGACCAGGACGGCCACGTAAAGCTCAACCTGGCCCTCACCACGGAGACCAACTGCAACTTTGACCTCCTCCACTTCCCCCGGGACCAGAGTCACTGCAGCCTGAGCTTCTATGCTCTAAGCAACACTG TGATGGAGTTGGAGTTCCAGGCCCAGGCCATGAACGAGATTGTGAGTGTCAAGAGGGAATATGTAGTTCACAATCTGTCAACCCAAGTCCCACCGAAGCAGCTGGTGCCCTGCTTCCAACTGACG TTGAGCCTGAAGAACACGGCATTGAAGTCCATCATAGCTCTGCTGGTGCCTGCAGAGGCACTGCTACTGGCTGACGTGTGTGGGGGACTGCTGCCTGTCCAGGCCACTGAGCGCATTGCCTACAAGGTGACGCTGCTCCTGGGCTACTTGGTCTTCCACTCCTCCCTGGTGCAGGCCCTGCCCAGCTCCTCATCCTGCAACCCACTGATCA TTTATTTCTTCACcgtcctgctgctgctgctcatcCTCAGTACCATGGAGACTGTGCTGATGGCTGGGCTGCTGGCCCGGGCCACCCTCGAGGCTAACAGCAGCCCCAGCACAGCCTTGAGAGGGGAACACCAAGATCACAAGAACCCAGGGCCTACTCCTGAAG AAGCCCCCAGAGGCATCCAGGGTTCTAAGAGGAGCTGGCCTGAGATTGTCGACCACATCTTCttccttgtgtatgtggctggagtggCGTGCAGCCAATTCATCTTTGCTGGAGTTTGGATGTGGGCAGCGTGCAAGTCTGACCCAGCCCCTGGGGAGGCTGCACCCCACGGCAGGAAGCCCAGTCTGTAA